A portion of the Rhodococcus pseudokoreensis genome contains these proteins:
- a CDS encoding ABC-F family ATP-binding cassette domain-containing protein — MAQSHLSLSDLTFTWPDGEPVFDGLDAVFGPGRTGLVGLNGSGKSTLLRLIAGRLRPDRGSVTAQGEVAYLPQDITLDPTLKVDRILGIDDLRAALHRIESGDGTPEDFDAATGRWDIEERAVSTLHRLGLERVLGSTSDLDRTVGTLSGGETVLLGLTAQLLREPEVLLLDEPTNNLDGASRSKLYEVVQQFPGTLLVVSHDRALLDLMTSIADLRSGEIRMFGGNFSAYQEIVEAEQEAARAAVRDARSDVQKQKRELVEARIKIDRRKRYGQKMFENKREPKIVMGLRKRQAQESAGKLRNNHIAKVDEARDSLTEAESALRDDREVRIDLPATEVYSGQEVVSVRDLGLRSGQQVTLDVVGPERIALVGRNGVGKTTLLDAVVAAGPRVPFRALPQRLDVFDESLTVAENVAAAAPHASQEQIRAQLARFLFRGNDSDVLASALSGGERLRAALATILLAEPAPRLLLLDEPTNNLDLPSLAHLTQALRSYRGALIVISHDRQFLHDIGVTRWLELTGEALRACAPFG; from the coding sequence ATGGCCCAGTCACATCTGTCCCTGTCCGACCTCACGTTCACCTGGCCCGACGGCGAGCCTGTCTTCGACGGCCTCGACGCCGTCTTCGGCCCCGGACGCACCGGCCTGGTGGGCCTCAACGGTTCCGGCAAATCCACGCTGCTCCGGCTGATCGCCGGGCGCCTGCGTCCCGACCGCGGGTCGGTGACGGCGCAGGGCGAGGTGGCGTACCTGCCGCAGGACATCACACTCGACCCCACGCTGAAGGTCGACCGGATCCTCGGCATCGACGATCTTCGGGCGGCGTTGCACCGCATCGAGTCCGGCGACGGCACCCCCGAGGATTTCGATGCCGCGACCGGCCGCTGGGACATCGAGGAGCGGGCCGTGTCGACCCTGCACCGGCTCGGTCTCGAGCGGGTGCTCGGCAGCACGTCCGACCTCGACCGCACCGTCGGCACCCTGTCGGGCGGTGAGACCGTGCTGCTCGGGCTCACCGCGCAACTGCTGAGGGAACCGGAGGTGCTGCTCCTCGACGAGCCCACCAACAACCTCGACGGCGCGTCCCGCAGCAAGCTCTACGAGGTGGTGCAACAGTTTCCGGGCACGCTGCTGGTGGTCAGCCACGATCGCGCCCTGCTCGACCTCATGACGTCGATCGCGGACCTGCGCTCCGGCGAGATCCGCATGTTCGGCGGGAACTTCAGCGCGTACCAGGAGATCGTCGAGGCGGAGCAGGAGGCCGCGCGGGCCGCGGTGCGCGACGCCCGCAGCGACGTGCAGAAGCAGAAGCGGGAACTCGTCGAGGCCCGCATCAAGATCGACCGTCGTAAGCGGTACGGGCAGAAGATGTTCGAGAACAAGCGCGAGCCGAAGATCGTGATGGGGCTGCGGAAGCGGCAGGCGCAGGAGTCGGCGGGGAAGCTGCGGAACAATCACATCGCGAAGGTCGACGAGGCGCGGGATTCGTTGACGGAAGCGGAGAGTGCCCTGCGGGACGACCGCGAGGTGCGCATCGATCTGCCCGCCACGGAGGTGTACTCGGGCCAGGAGGTGGTCTCCGTCCGGGACCTAGGCCTGCGCAGCGGACAGCAGGTGACGCTGGACGTGGTCGGTCCCGAGCGGATCGCCCTCGTCGGACGCAACGGCGTCGGGAAGACGACCCTGCTCGACGCCGTCGTGGCGGCGGGACCGCGGGTGCCGTTCAGGGCCCTGCCGCAGCGACTCGACGTGTTCGACGAGTCGCTGACGGTCGCCGAGAACGTGGCCGCGGCGGCGCCGCACGCTTCGCAGGAACAGATCCGCGCCCAGCTGGCCCGGTTCCTGTTCCGGGGCAACGATTCCGATGTTCTCGCGTCCGCGTTGTCGGGCGGGGAACGGCTGCGCGCCGCCCTCGCGACCATCCTGCTGGCCGAGCCCGCCCCGCGACTGCTGCTGTTGGACGAGCCGACGAACAACCTCGACCTGCCGAGCCTCGCGCACCTCACGCAGGCGCTGCGAAGTTACCGCGGCGCGCTGATCGTAATCAGCCACGACCGGCAGTTCCTCCACGACATCGGCGTCACCCGGTGGCTGGAACTGACCGGGGAGGCGCTTCGCGCTTGTGCGCCTTTCGGGTAG
- a CDS encoding nucleoside deaminase, translating to MPIPPNPALDPEELLAVAIAEAELGKREGGIPIGAALFAADGTLLGRGRNRRVQHGDPSVHGETDAFRAAGRQRDYRSTIMVTTLSPCWYCSGLVRQFNIGAIVVGESVTFTGGHEWLRENGVDVTVLRDQHCIDLMAEFIESRPALWHEDIGVAE from the coding sequence ATGCCGATTCCCCCGAACCCCGCGCTCGATCCCGAGGAACTGCTGGCCGTCGCGATCGCCGAGGCGGAACTCGGCAAACGGGAGGGCGGAATCCCGATCGGGGCCGCGCTGTTCGCCGCCGACGGAACCCTGCTGGGACGCGGTCGCAACCGGCGGGTCCAGCACGGCGACCCGTCCGTCCACGGCGAGACGGACGCCTTCCGTGCCGCCGGGCGCCAGCGCGACTACCGCTCGACGATCATGGTGACCACCCTGTCGCCGTGCTGGTACTGCAGCGGACTGGTCCGGCAATTCAACATCGGCGCCATCGTCGTGGGGGAGAGCGTCACGTTCACCGGCGGTCACGAATGGCTCCGCGAGAACGGCGTCGACGTCACCGTCCTGCGCGATCAGCACTGCATCGACCTGATGGCCGAATTCATCGAGAGCAGGCCCGCACTCTGGCACGAGGACATCGGCGTCGCCGAATAG
- a CDS encoding alpha/beta fold hydrolase, whose translation MQTGRVQHATNPVDGVRIAYRTVGDGEPLVLVHGTALSHAIWRGFGYVAALRDRYRLILVDLRGHGRSDKPHDEDAYAMDLLSGDVLAVLDHLELPSAHVLGYSLGGRVALALAVGAPERLESLIVGGGSSLPQAGAFDRLFFPGCIDVLERDGMEAFLGQWNARRAWPIDAGTRAAFLANDAEALAAYMRRSGVEPGVDDDVLRRIAVPTLLFVGSEDAERIGDTRRVAALIPDASLTILPGFDHSTAVAASTEVLAAVEPFLAAV comes from the coding sequence ATGCAGACTGGGCGGGTGCAGCACGCTACCAATCCCGTCGACGGCGTCCGGATCGCGTATCGGACGGTCGGCGACGGGGAACCGCTCGTCCTCGTCCACGGCACGGCCCTCTCCCACGCGATCTGGCGCGGGTTCGGTTACGTCGCTGCGCTGCGTGATCGGTACCGGCTGATCCTGGTCGATCTGCGGGGCCACGGGCGCAGCGACAAGCCGCACGACGAGGACGCGTATGCGATGGATCTGCTCAGCGGCGACGTCTTGGCGGTCCTCGATCACCTGGAGCTGCCCAGCGCGCACGTGCTGGGGTATTCGCTCGGCGGCCGGGTCGCGCTGGCGTTGGCAGTCGGCGCGCCCGAACGCCTGGAGAGCCTGATCGTCGGCGGTGGCAGCAGCCTCCCGCAGGCCGGCGCGTTCGACCGGCTGTTCTTCCCGGGCTGCATCGACGTCCTCGAACGGGACGGCATGGAGGCGTTTCTGGGACAGTGGAATGCCCGGCGCGCGTGGCCGATCGACGCCGGGACGCGAGCGGCGTTCCTGGCGAACGACGCCGAGGCGCTCGCCGCGTACATGCGGCGTTCCGGTGTGGAGCCGGGGGTCGACGACGACGTCCTGCGCCGGATCGCCGTCCCCACCCTGCTGTTCGTCGGCTCGGAGGACGCCGAGCGGATCGGCGACACCCGGCGGGTGGCGGCGCTGATTCCCGATGCGTCGCTGACGATCCTGCCCGGTTTCGACCATTCGACGGCGGTGGCCGCGAGCACCGAAGTGCTCGCGGCCGTCGAGCCGTTTCTCGCTGCGGTGTGA